The region ACAAATCGATCCCGGTATGCAGAGATTAATGGCTGTAATTCAGAATGCTTGAGCGTAATTTTCAGCATCCCCCAAGCGATCTGTTCTGTGACCAGCCTTATATTTAGCATATATTAACGGCATCGCTGTTAATGTATTGATAAAAAAGCCATTGTACAAATTTTTGCTGATGATTCTTTACTTCACCGAGAATTAAGCCCAAATGAAGATCAAAACTTAAGAGACGCCTTAACAAGTGTATAATCAAGTGCATGCTTAGTCTTTTTTCTCACCGATTTCCATTTTCCACCATTTTTTAATTGTAATCAAAATTAAAAACGGGTGGAAGTCATTGAGGAAAAACCAGTCATCCTAAAAGCCACTAACAAGCATGCACTTGGTTATTTTATGTGCTGGGATTTATCGAACTTAATGCAGTTAATACAGCCATATTTCGGAGTAACGATAGCTAATGACTTGAGTTGGTGTACCTACATTAATCATGCTTGTTCAACTTCAGGAAGGAAACTGTGATTCTTAAGAAGCAAATTAAAACTCGCAAAACAGTCTGCTGTACTTACAGCTTATTTATCATACGTTGAAGCCCCATTAGAGTATGTCAGTGTCATCTGGGACCCCTTCCAAATCGGGCTAAGTGAAAGGCTCGAGAAAGGGCTACTTAGGGCGGCCGGATTCATCTTCTCAAGTTTCTCGCAAAGATTCACTCCCACATTactcccttcctttatggcgcggttacaattactgcgccccccccccccccaaaaaaaaaaaaagaaacgatttTCAATTCGCTCACACAAATTCTCATTTCTCCGGAAGTCGGGCAGGCCtgaaacttttttatttattatccaTGGGACTTCTTCAACACTGACCCGACACATTACTTAGTTTTACGAGAATCAATAATTTACGAAGCAGGCATGATTATAATCACCGCGCTCCACAATAACACATTAATGCTCACGCCTGCTCATTTTTCCCTACAACAGTAGCACAATGGAATTCCTTGCCAGCTGTTTTTGCGGTATCAGACACGTTGCCATCATTTGATGATACGATTATAATTAACCTGTAACAGCCATTTTGCATGCGTTGTAGCTTTATACTCAATCTTGTGTTGTTGCTGTATTgtaacaatgttttttttctctcacaaccaTTGGTTTTTGTTGTGAAAAAGTGTGTGTTCTGCTTTCCCTGTAACGGCTTTTACTGGTCAACAGTactggaaaataaataaataaaataaacactgtCTGAACCGTGCGGTTCGCTGCACTGAAGAGACATACCTTCAAGTCACGCCATGCAAAACAAGAATGCTTGTTTAATCCCGAAGAAGGAGATATTAACGTTTGCCACCAAGACAATGGCGTCGCTGTCAGCGGATACGTCGCGTCAGAATACCTCTAGTTTTCTTCGCATATTTATTTACGACCGCGATTTTGGATTTCCGCGGTAAAAGACGTCATTCAACACGGTCATCGTATCTTAATTGTCGGCGCCTCGTCACATGCGCGCTCTGCCATAAAAACAATCAAACTCCGCAAATATGGCCTCAGCGTGTCTCCCTTAATCTGCGGTCTTAAATCATTGCTGGGAGTCAATACATGTCGGTACAGTCGCATTCAGCCTTCCAGACTAATTCTCTGCATTTGCGTCCTGAGGAACACCTCTAATATAGCAAGGCTCTGTTTGTACCGCTGGCGTTGATGACTGAGCGAAACGCCTTATATCACTTAGGAAGACTGTACCGCTGTAGGACTGCTGCTCAGATTCTACCCAGATTAAGTTCGCGACCTCACTTAACGAATACGTTTTTGCAGCGAAAAAGTAGAGTACAAGAGATctcatcagatcagctcaacttttttcatttatttaagcatcttactcatatttcacttcatagtttttatgccctgaggcaataaacatcgcttcaaaaaagaaaagagagattaAGGGGACAACACACGTGCTCTTTCAGCCTTTCAAATGAGGGTTTATTCACACGCTGGTGCCGAATTGAGTACGGTGACCGCAAGCTAAGAAAACGAGtacacagaaaaaaatgctagcaaagaAGGTTTACTCGCATGGGCTGTAAAGTGTGAATGCGAATAGTTTAGAAAGTCCAGCTCCTATTCTGGTGACGTTATAGAGCCTTACAGTTTGGAACGTTTCCGCTAGTTTACGGGTGGTGATAAATGCGACGCAAGAGGATGGTAGTGTTAGCAAACTTACACGCACAGCCACAAGAATGACAATGAGTTGCAGGTGTTCGGCAGCCGGTTTGCGCTTGATAAGCTACATGGCGACAGAACTAACGCATAGGCCACGGCGCAGACAGCGAATTCTGTTTTTCCAGGATATAGTGCAGAAGAGAAAGCGGCCAGTAAGTATTAAGACCACATACAAAATGCTTTCCTGGCTTTAGCTAACTGGAGATGTAAATAGACCCTATATAACTGACGCAGAAGATGGTCAACGTTCGAAAGGTGCTCATGCTGTGGGTATATGTTGCGTATAGTGGAGCAACATCCAGTCAGTAATGCTAAGACGTCTGCCTATAATGATTTATATGCAGCGCGTACGCATgtccaattttagaatttggatctgtgttaATATCCGCTTAACCTGCTTGTAAGCTTCGCTCCTTTGTTCTTCTGGAGTGGGAAGCGCTTGGTTTGTGCCTTCGACGGCCCAGATGTGTGGCATATAAGGTGTCTTATATTGAAGCCTTAATTCCATCCCTTTTATCTCAGTTTCAATATCTGACAGTGCAGACATACATCAGGCTTTATGTGGCTCGTGCTTGCATCGAAcacaatcaattgtttttttttacgttatTGGCCTTGTTTTTATACGTCACATGTTACCTGCGTGTGAACACTGACTAACCTTTATAAATATGGATGTTATATAATTTGTCTCAGCAGTGTGGAATCTGTGTTCAAATATATTTGAAGCCTTCCCTAACAATACTAACCTAATGCTTACTTTTATTTTGAATGCTTTATTACAGAATCATTTTACGAGTCTTACTACAAACATTACGATTGCGACCGACGCTTCGTAATGCAACGAAAAAGCAggcgtggagagagagagagaataaatatTTATTATGTAAAAGGAGTctggagcggattgtgggtggggtcctcagacatattataaacgaaaacgtagcatatggacgggacgtagaagggtgaagacaggacaggacagacagggtcctcagtccaggactccagtagcttccgccgacgctttcgCGATAGcaactagcgcctcctggtcttgcAGGGTGCCTCTGGCCAACATCACTTCCCACTGCTCCAGAGCCACGTtgggcggctttaagtggttgGGTTTAGCTGTACATGTTGATGTAATGTGTGCAGATGTAGAGATAACACCATACCAGGCACATGTACCTGCGTGAAAAGTTGAGTAATGTGGTGTAGGTGGTGACTGTCGAAAGTGAGTGTTCGGATGCGTCTTAGGCGGTAGGAGTCCGCCAGGGAAAGTTCCTTATGTGGCGggggtagagacgcctatttaggcaGAGGGTCTCTAGGCAGGTTAAAAAATTGGTTGAGACTGGGCAGAGGGTAGAGTCAATGTGCACTGCTCGGTAGGTAATATCCTGAGCTAGGGAATCGGCCCTAATATTGCCATCAAGATCTGCATGTCTTGGGACCCAGGTGTGGACATGATCATGTTGGAGATGGCTGCCCAATACGTGGAGAGCCGTGCGCCGGACACGTTCACTCTTATAAGCTCTACAGGCGGCTTGAGAATCTGCAAAAATGTAGGAACCGTGGTGTTGGGTGTCTTTCATTTTAAGAGTGATGGCTATGGCTTCTGCGGCCGCCGGGTCTGGTGCCGCGAAGGAAGCTCCAAGATAGGGGTGTCGGCGTGGTTGGCATAGTATATGCCAGTGTTGGTGTACTTCAAGAAAGCGCAAGTGATATTAACTAGTAAAGGAATTAATTAAATGctaatatttaactttttaactattacggtAGGCACCcgcttgcaattagagatttgtagcctgcAGTTAATAATAACCATGTCAGTTTttgtaatttcgaaaacgcgattatcctcgcccctgtggctcaactaatttgggTCATTCCTCGCACCATCGAAAGCGCGCGCTGCGGGAGGGGCGCAAAGCGACGTCAGTGAAATTGCGTCACTCCGTTGCGTATCTACCGCAGTATACGTATACCAATGCACGGGCGGGGCAGCGATTCGACGCTTTTAGTATAGGTAGTGGAGACGTATTAGCGGTGACGtggtataccggtttaccggactcCTCTTGCGCACGCACAGTGACATGCTGGGTCCAGGCGGGGCAACTGCACGTGCGCAGGacgggtccggtaaaccggtatacacGTCACCGCTAACACGTATATTGTCGTCTGGTACGTGCGTTAGTTGCAGTTATTCGTGATTTATTATCACTGCACTCGTCCCTCGTACGTCCGCTGACTCTAATGCGAACGCCATGTCATTGCTCCCTCATTCCCTTCCGTGGTGGCTGGAGTGCTTTTGGCGTTCGGGCTATGATTTTAAGATCTCGTGATTGAATCCGCTACCTAGATGGAGGGCGGCATGCAAAaatgccgtgtgctgtgcgatgtcaacgcccGTTAAGGAACCTCAGGTGGCCTAAACTAATCCatcacggcgtccctcatagtccatgCACATGTCGCTTCTGGACGTTGCACGTATTTCACGTGCCACGTACATGTAGCACTGTTTCCTCCTCACCTGCGCCTGGTCCATGCGATATTGCCGCAGAGATTTCTTATACCTCTTTTAAATCGCATTTCGCTATCGCGGAGAGAACAAGCCTGTATCACCTTCCGTGCGTTCCGTGAGGCGAGACCAATAGGTCACAATGGCACGATCATGATCACAAGGCGGCAGCTTGCACAATGATCGAGATTGTTCCCTGCGGGGCTCTATCTCTGAAGTTCACTTTACATTTAGCGAGGACTAAAGCAATGTGCATTCCGCTCCCGCCGAGTGCATACTTGTCGCTATCGTCCCTGCCGAGTTTCTAAAGGTGTCGTTCGAATCATACGCCATCCTTCCCTTTTGTCGTCACCGAACGTTGCGAAGGACGAGCGTAGTGATAAGGGATCGCGAATGACTGATACTGATTAAAGAAAGGACCTATACGGTGACACACTAGCTTTTAATTCATCGGCACTTCCTCGAGCCATCCGATTTTGGATTGATTTACCAGATAACATCGCTTCTCTGCCTCATCCAGATACATTCCATCTCCAACTCACCGCACATTTTACTGAAGCCATCGCTTAACATGCTTTCGAACACATCTTTTTAATATCTTGTTTGCTTTGCTGCAGCTGTTTTAAGTACCATTTTGATGCAGTTTTCGTACTTAAGTTTTTCTTTTATGCctttcagcttttttttcatATCTGTTTGTAGTATTCTGCTCACCATGTTTTGAATTTTACTGCGTCACGACAATATGAccgcatatggaaggttctctcagatcatgaatggcagtttaccaatatccctgaagaggaaagtatacaacagctgttaccggtactaacctacggggaagaaacgtggaagctaacgataagggttcagctcaagttagggacaacgcagcgagctatggaaagagaaatgataggtgtaacgttaagagaccggaagagggaagagtgggtgagggaacaaacgcgagttaatgacatcctagtgggaatcaagaggaagaaatgggcttgggcagggcgtgtaatgcgaaggcaagataaccgctggtccttaagagtaacggagtggattccaagagaaggcaagcgtagcagggagtgggtagatgagattatgaagtttgcgggcgtacggtgggcgcagctgccaaatgacaaggttaattggagagacatgggagaggcctttgccctgcagtgggtgtattcaggctgatgatgatgacgatgcatCACGACTTGTTTGATTACGCACTGATAACAACACGAGTAGGAGGCGacgactggctagttggttcatttgaaGCCAGCGAGTAAAATTGCGCAAAGAGAACGCCACGAAAGGCACACATAAGCACACGAGCTACTTGCATTTTACATTATTTTGTTATTGCGCTTGAACCTGTAtttcgcatttctttttcttatttcccTGGCGTTAGGTCCATTGCTTTGTTCTTTACATGTGTTCAAGTATTTTTGCAATGTATTGCATTTTTATTCTGTTCTGCTTAATAGGTTTGAAATGCACTGTTTGAAATCtggcgcccccctcccccccactacACATTGCCCTACGGGCCTGTAacgtatttcaaataaataacaataaataaataacctggcctcCTGGCGGGTAGCAATACCACGCGACTATAGGTCACGAGGTAAAGAAgcacaataaacttttttttttttctgagaacacCTGTCCCGTAATATTTGTTCGCGATAGTACACTAATAACTAAGCGTCTTCTTTTAACATCTTCAGATTACCACCATCTTTAACAGAGCATGAAATTCTGTCGAAAAGCTATATTAATCTCTCTTAcgtggctgcgctgccgcatTCCGTCGCTGAAATTTCAGCTTCACAGGTCAGGCTTActactctctcctttattcccaTTTTGCCGTGAACCAGAACCAGGGGATAGACCACATTGTACTGTTTTGCCGCCGCTTCTCGTTTGGAGGAAGAGCTTTGGATGGGCTGCTGCGTCACAGATGGGGCCCTCGTTTTGGACAGTCCTATCTTGCGATCATTTGGCGCCACTATGCTTGGATGCAGTCACAGGAGTGTTTGTTGCGCCGTTCAAAGTTTCAAATTAGAATCACTTCGGATACCGTGCTAAAACTTACATTGACCTTTACGTCTTTATTGGATTCAATCCACCGCCTCCTTTTAATAAGCACACTTAGTAATGCTCAGCCGCGCGTCTTGTGTAGTCTaccttttggtttggtttatgagtgtttaacgtcccaaagcgactcaggctatgagggacgccgtagtgaaagtctccggaaatttcgaccacctggggttctttaacgtgcactgacatcgcacagtacacgggcctctacaatttcgcctccatcgaaattcgaccgccgcggccgggtagTCAACCTTTTATTTTCTCTCGTCAAAATCATGTCCTGCTGATTAGCCTTCTCTAAGCCTGCCAGCTCTTGGATTATACCTCAGTGTGAGTATGTGCCACTAGATGCCTGGATAACAACAGCAGCCATAAGCACGCGCACAAACTAGTAGACAGCAGCGAATAGgtgatggggatggccgacagtcctgcctgtgaaagctgtggttgtgaggagcccatcgctcatcttctctgtgagttcgctgcatttgcgagtgcaagacgtacactgtgttgtgccctggaccgcctccatcctcgcccattaacagagcaaaagatcctcggtccgtggccacagcagtcgactgccctcaaggcatacaaggcactctttggctaCTGGAGAGCGACTTGATTGAGTGacattgtgacagcgttgtgcgtgtgtgtgtgttatgcctttttccccttctcttttCCTCCTTTTGGTCTCCTAATCCCTCttctccagtgcagggtagccaaccggaaaccctttctggttaacatacctgccttcccctcctcctctttatctatctatctatcgtgCAGCGAGAAACGAGCCGAGGcatattcttcttcttctccttagtaagcatggcacgtacccacgcagggggattggccaaggttcagtagataactccaatgaggtatttgcgcggggaaaaataatCGTGAGAAGACTAAAAATTGgaaaagtcaaatgaattaaagaaatatgaattaccaggaatataatcgagcatttttggacatgcgacaaaattttgtatacagctaacaaggtaatcgatcaattgcacttatgtaatcatgaaggtagccgcagacactgctaacgggaatccctttgcgctcgcaccgaacgaaagaataactggaagagacagagggagtcctaacctcgaaagagggacctccaaatactgtgtTCTCTGAACTGctaaccgccggcaagagaggagaaaatgatctattgtttcaactttcccacatgatactcaaaggtttgtcgcagcgaacccacatctgcataagtacaaacttaagtgagggattctgtatcgcagaagcgtcattgacaccttacaaagccttgatttacaccaccggatattccatgaaAACATTAAGTggttaaaatccacggtattgagcgatggatcactcaggttggctgaaatatgttggaagtgCTGGAAACGTGAaatttctaacagaatgaggtgagggacgggatagattacaggagcgctgagagctgaccttgccaataaatcatcCACCTCGtgaaaatagacgcccgaatgcccaggtacccagaccaaacggatctcacgcactgtgcgccgaacaaaaaacctaagcgaacgattcaataaaggttttcccgaattttggagagagactataGAACAGCGCGGCTTCGTCCTCTTCGTCGTAGCTCGTCAGACGCATCGCCATGGGCGCACCAGCAAGGCTGCTGGGCCCCAGGCACGCCAGGGGACCAGCACTCTGACCTCGCCGAGCGCCTCTTCGGCACTGCATTCATGCTCCTCCCATGTCGGAGCCCTCCCGCCAGCTGCACGACGGTAAGGACGGCGGCCGTTCTCGCTCTAGCTGTCCCCGCGCCATGAATACGCGTGGCATTTTTCAGTCGGCCGTTCGCAGAGCCTCACGTGACGCGGTGCATCTTCCTGGCGACGATATCAACCGATTTAAGTCGCCTGTCGACAGCGGATATGCAGAAGCAATGAGGTATCGTGTGAGACGGTAACACGACAGCCAGCGTACACAGCTGCATGCCCCCGAATTGTGCTGCAATTTCGCGACTCCGTGAACATGACTCGGAGTCACGGCAATCTGTCGGGGCAACCGAGCGACTCACAGTTTTAAAATGAATGACTATAGCGATGTACACCCCGATAATGTATGAGGCGGAGCGAAGAGCTGGGACCAGAGCCGCAAGTTCTCTTTTGCGAAGTGCACGACGCGACTGGTCGACGTCTTTCTGGTTGACTGGTATAAGTGTGGGCTGTTGTCCGGTGGCCTTACATGACTGTTTACTTTCGTGCTGCGGATAATCATAAAAGGCTGTAGCTTAAAGGTgcgctaaagaggaatctgaactcgtctcttTACCGCGgtaactctatctacacgttccgggcatttttagaaacttcaaattattgtcctgtgcggccgatttccccaATTAAAtaggattaaacgtcccggctcccgcattTTCTTTTacctcaacgcggtaggtagaaggagtcaaccaacgcgccagccagtcccgcggcggcttgccgcgctgccatcggcggagtgatacctAAATCAGAGTccgtgtgtatttttatttccgtgggcctaattggAGATTATATTGCCcgtgactgaaactatttattcacagaaacctaacaaacaacataaaagcgaaagcgaagccgccactggactggctcaAAGACAAttcacgcgttggctgactccgcctacctaccgcgtcgagttaaaaaaaaagcgggagccgggacgtcgaatccgatttaattagggcaatcggccgcacaggacactacttcgaagtttctaagaatgcccggaacgtgtagattgagttcccggggtaaaaagacgagttcagattcctctttagtgcacctttaatgggAGTTCTATGGACATGGCTCCCGATTACCTGTGAAGTCGTGCGCAGCAAAGAATTTCGGATGCAGTGTAAAATCACAATAATCCCTTCACCGCCAGTAGGTGATTTCACCTCTTAAGCATCTTACAGTTTCGCCCTCTTTGATATTGCTCATTCATTGATCCTATTTTATCAGTGTTCATGGAAGAGCTGTCATTGCCTGCTCCTCTGCGCAGCTCCTCACCCGCGTGAGGTAGACGCACAGCGCCTGAAATGCAGCCGCCGGACACCATTCTGCATGGCTTCCCACCTGAGCGATGGCGCCGGAGGCCCCCTCGAAAGGACCACCGGCGACCAGGACGACCGCGGCAGCGGAAGGGACACGGTGACACCTTCGGTCGCCAGTCTGAGCGTGCTGTCCATAGAAGTGGACCCTGACCTCGTAGCCAACGTGTCCGCCGAACTGAACCGCATCAGACGGCGCCTGCTCAACCCCCAGGACCTAGAGACGATTGTCAAGATCTGCAGACTTCCACTCTACCTCAAGTTCCCCATGTACCAGGCTATTTCCAAAGCGCCGACGAAGCAAGCTCTGCTCGAGTTCTGCCGCAAGATGCACCAAGTCGCCGGCAGGGACAGGCTGTCCAAGGTGGTCTTTGTCCTCACGAAGGGCCGCCGCGCCTACCTACAGCCCTGTGACTTCAAGGACCTCATCCAAGACCTTATCGACACGCACAGTGGACTCTCGTTTCTGAAGCAGGTAACCAGGTCGCACAGTGTGTACATCGACACAGTCGTAGCCCGTCTGTTCTTCGAGGTCGGCAAGACATGGACGTGGCGTCTCGGCATGGCCGAGCTTCGACGCAGTGATTTTCTGTCGCAGCTTGATGCTCTTGAACTTCACACTGACTTCCTGGATGTGGAAGGGGCCTTTTCTTACAAGGATGCCTACGTCATTCATTCAGTTTTCAACTCTCTGGATAAAGACAACGATCGTCTTTTAAACAAAATTGACCTGACACGCTACGAAAAAGGTGCCTTGGTACCCAAAGCGATCGAGCGAGTGTTTGCTCTGCTGAGTACGTCAGTGATGACGTACGTTGACTTTGTTGTCTTCCTCCTCGCGGAGAAGGACAAGTCGCATCCCAGAAGCATCGAGTACTGGTTTAACCGACTCGACCTCGACGGCGATGGGAAGATCACGATGTACGAGCTCGAGACATTCTTTTGCGAGCAGTACGAGCGAGTCAGTGTGCTCATGAACGAATCGGTGTCCTTCTCGGACGTCTGTCGGCAGATGATTGACTTGGTGAAGCCCAGGTCGTCGAGCATTTTCGCTCTGTCTGACCTGAAGCGATGCGCGCTCCCTTCTGTGTTCTTCAACACGTTCATCAACACCTACGAGTTCATTCACCACGAGATCTTCGACCCTTTCGACACTGAGCATTTGCGCAGCGGCTTCACGCAGTGGGAACATTTCTCCAAAGCGACGTTCAATCTTCTCATGGAAGAAGGCGAGGGGGATGATAGCTCTGACGACGATGACCTGCCGTGATTTGAGCTCTCTGTCTCATTCTGAGAATAAATTCCTACGTCGTTTGTCTGGTGCTGGTTGGACCTTTTTACGCATATCGCGTGGAACGTCTAGAAGACCTAATGTGTTACGAGGCCGTGCGACTGCTCGCACCTTCACGGTCTACAAGTCCGCAACGCTGACACCCTGTTAACTTACGTAATAGTAACACGAGGGCAGTTTTTGATGCACACGAGGTGTGCCACCTTATACCTGATACAACATTTTGCTAAACTTAATGGCACATTACACGAGCATCGAATAAGCGGTAATGTTGGCAACTGCCTCGTTCGAGATCTGTTTTGAACATATGCCACGCTCGGCTCTGCGCAGTAAAAGTGGCGCTCCCAAGAGATAGCGCAGCTGTTGTCGATATCAGCGCGCAAATAAGTAAACGTAGTGCGCATCCCGAATTCTGCGCAGAGAAATTGTTCACAGAAAATGTACTCTACTGCATTTAAGACATCTGTTGGCCCTGCACAATCTGAAATCGAAATTTCTAAACTGTCTTCATCGCCCACAATACTGCTTCTATTTTACTCTCGCCTGATACCTGTTTAGTTCGCTTTTTTCCCCCGATGACTCAAAATGGCGTCATCTTGCGCCGAACACTATAGTTTAGTTATCCAGTTTCTGAGTTAGTGCTGTAACAGTTAGTCACAAGGTTACGGTTGTTGCAGCTGGCGCCGGGCAGGGTTACTTGTACATCAGCTAGAGATGCCTTTGTGTTGCGATGGGCTTTAGGTTGGTGATGATGATTGTTATGAATTCTCGCAGTTATTGTGGTCGTCATCGCCTTCATTAACCCATCCACTCGCTGCAGCAAAAGGCCAGTCCCATTCACATCTGTATGCGCCTTATTTTCCGCATGCGGAATGAAGTTCGCGGGAAATTGGTCCCGCTAACAACACGCACGATTGCGCTCGTCTTTGTCGCCCTTCTTTTCCTcgcccggctactgagccggagtacttgGGTTTGAAACTcggccgcggaggccgcgtttcgatggaggtggagcGCAAAAGGCACAcgtgtgctctgcgatgacagtgcacgttaaaggttcaCTGGTGGTCGAAACTGCGtcacctcttcctctctttcttcttcatCTACTCCCTCCTTCACCTCTTCCcaacggcgcggttgaggtgtccatcgagaagtgcCATTTACTGCCCCacctttttttaagcgaaatttattgcctcgGGGTATCAATGATGGGTGAATGTGAGATGAAAGGTGTAGTAGTGATCAAATGAATGGAAAACGTCTAGCTAATTTGATGAAGTCCAGAAGATGAATGATGGTGCGGTccttgcgtccaggcaatgtatgaagcagggttgcttggtgaaagacccgctaccttcaggtgccggatccgtGTAGAcctgagagctgggcagtcccactgtaagtgatgaatgtcggcttcaatgtcctcgtgttcacatatcggacaccctggccgaggaaacgaTTAAACTgctccatttcatttcctcaaaaccactgATAATTAAGAATGACACAATTGTGATTTGGATGTCCAAGTGGCTAAAAGTCTTCTGAGGCATCAGCAGAATCGAATATTCTGTCGTTATGGCAACGTAATTTCTGTCATTATTATTTCTAAAACAAAGGCAAATGCCAGAAATAATGGTTTCCTTAGATGTTTAATTGACATTGTTAAACAATCATCACCGGGTTGGATATGTATATTATGGGAGATGTAAATGGGAAATATGGGTCCGTGAATAATTCCTATTGTCCTTAACGTATATACAGCTTGGGATCAAATTGCGAAAATGGAtaacagaaagaaaaaatttcgcgcttacTCTAAGGGTGCGACGAGGGATCTGCGCTAGCTGGTTCGCGAAATTATTAGCACAGTAGCAGAAATAGATGCAGCAGCCCATGAATGACTATGCCAATTAGTGGCTGAGGTGAAGTACAGCCAGCATTATGGTCCTGGCGGTACTGGTTAGAGCCTCCGGTTTGAATTCGGTTTCCCAGGGTGGCCTTTCAGGAGGGTGGAGACCAGCCCTAGCGATAATTCTAATACAAAGTTTTGTATTTGCGCAATACATTC is a window of Amblyomma americanum isolate KBUSLIRL-KWMA chromosome 4, ASM5285725v1, whole genome shotgun sequence DNA encoding:
- the LOC144127512 gene encoding serine/threonine-protein phosphatase 2A regulatory subunit B'' subunit beta-like, which codes for MSEPSRQLHDAPHPREVDAQRLKCSRRTPFCMASHLSDGAGGPLERTTGDQDDRGSGRDTVTPSVASLSVLSIEVDPDLVANVSAELNRIRRRLLNPQDLETIVKICRLPLYLKFPMYQAISKAPTKQALLEFCRKMHQVAGRDRLSKVVFVLTKGRRAYLQPCDFKDLIQDLIDTHSGLSFLKQVTRSHSVYIDTVVARLFFEVGKTWTWRLGMAELRRSDFLSQLDALELHTDFLDVEGAFSYKDAYVIHSVFNSLDKDNDRLLNKIDLTRYEKGALVPKAIERVFALLSTSVMTYVDFVVFLLAEKDKSHPRSIEYWFNRLDLDGDGKITMYELETFFCEQYERVSVLMNESVSFSDVCRQMIDLVKPRSSSIFALSDLKRCALPSVFFNTFINTYEFIHHEIFDPFDTEHLRSGFTQWEHFSKATFNLLMEEGEGDDSSDDDDLP